The genomic DNA CTGCGCCACGTCGATGCCGAGCTTCTTCAAGGCATCGGGGAGGGTGAGTTGCTTCCGCTTCCAGATGCGGTAACCGCTGTAAACCAACCCCGCCAGCACCAGCAAGCCAAGCAGTGTGTTCCACACCGGAAAAGCGCGGGGTGCCCTTGTCGGAGAGGGTGCCGCAGGTTGCGCCTGCGAGGTCGGCTGAGGCGTGGTGGGTGCGGTATCCAGCACCGGTGCGCCGCTGGAGATGACCATCGTCAGGGTTACCACCGGGTCGGCACGTTCGGCTTGGATCTCCGCCTCCTGCGAAGCGGTGAGGTTGTTGCCGTAGTTCACCAGCACGCTTACCTTGCCCAGTTTCACCCGCTCCAGCGAGACGATTCCGTTTTGAGACGGTTCCAGCAGGGCAGTGTGGATGGTGTTGCTGGCATCGGTAAGCATCACGAAGGCGGCGGCGATGGGCTTATCCTCCGGCGTTTGCAAACGCACCTGCACGCGCATCGCGTACTGGAACTGGTCAGGGGTGACGGTGACGGTGGTGTCGTTGGGCTTCAGGGTAACCAGAGCGAGGTTGCCGTACTTCATGTCGTACACGCCGACGCGCGCACCTTCCAGTGTCTTGTCCGCGGTATCGGCGAACCGCTTTTTCAGCGAGGCAATGTCCAGCTCCACCTTACCGCCAGTGCTCTCATTCGGTGGCAGGAACACCGTCTGACCGTTCGCCGATTCCAACCACACCAGATACTTGCCCTCGCTGGGCACGTTCACCGTCACCTTATCGGGCAGCGCGTAGACCGCCGTTGCCATGAATGCCAAACATGTCAGCCATGCAATACGCAGCATCTTCTCACCCTCCAGACTGCTCGATATGCATTATCGCCTCCGGCAGGCAGCGGATAATATCTCCTGCTATCAAGCCTGCCGCTCCCTCCTTCTGCGCGGCAAGGTCGCCTGCCAGTCCGTGTATATATACGCCTGCGGTTGCACCGTGCTCCGCATCCAGCCCCTGCGCCAGCAACCCTGCTATCGCTCCGGTCAACACGTCGCCACTGCCGCCCGTTGCCATGCCTGCATTGCCGGTGGGGTTCACCCAGATTCTGCCTTCGGGCGTGGCAATGACAGTGCGCGCTCCCTTCAGCACGACAACCGCCCCAAAACGGTGTGCCGCCTCCTGTGCTATCGCCAGACGGTTCGCCAGCACGGTCGCCGTATCGGTGTTCATCAGCCTCGCCATCTCGCCCGGGTGCGGCGTGAACACCAGTGGCGGGGGCGACTCGGGCAGGATGTCTGGCTCTTGCGCGATACAGTTCAGGGCATCGGCGTCGATGACGCAGGGAGCCTCGGCGATGCTCAGCAGCTTGCGCAACGCCTGGCGAGCAGGGAGATATGTGCCCCAGCCCGGCCCGATGGCAAGCACGTTTGCCCGCTCCAGCAGAGGCGATATCGCGTCGATGGATTCTGCGCTCAAACAGCCTTCCGGAGCATTCGGCAGGGGACGAACCATCGCCTCGCGCAGAGTACCCGCCGCGGCTGCGTACATGCTCTGGGGAACCGCCACCGAACATAACCCCGCGCCCACGCGCAGTGCGGCTTCCGCCGCCATCATCGGCGCACCTGCCAGCCCTACCGAACCTCCTACCACCAGCACATGCCCGAACCGTCCTTTGTGCGCGTCGGCGGGACGAACCGGCAGCCACCGGTGCACCTGCTCCCGCGTTATCAGACGGCGGGTAATGTCCGCCTGTTCCACCACTGCCGCTGGGATGCCGATGTCAGCTACCACCACTTCGCCAGCGAACTCTGCGCCCGGGTATACTGCCACCCCCACCTTCATCGCGCCGAAAGTGACCGTGAGCGTGGCGCGCATGGCGCAACCGCGTACCGCTCCCGTGTCGGCGTCGATGCCCGAAGGCACGTCCACTGCCACCACCGGCACAGAGCACTCGCCGAAAAAGCGTATCGTCTCACCGACGAGACCCCGTACCTCGCCGGTGACGCCGATACCGAGCAGGGCATCCACCACGATGTCCCATCGGTTTGCCCAGATGGAGTGCAGGTGCTCCACAGAGCGCAGAACATGCAGGGGCAAACCCAGCTTTTGCACGATTTGCAGGTTGGTAAGGGCATCACCCGTCACTTTCGCAGGGTCAGCGACCAGCACCACCTGAACCTCTGCGCCTCGCTGTGCGACCTGGCGGGCGACCACCATACCGTCGCCGCCGTTGTTGCCGCCGCCGCACAGCACCAGCACGCGCTTGCCCCGCCAGCTGCCCAACCGCCTCTCCGTATGTGTGACCACCTGCAGTCCCGCGTTCTCCATCAACAGCAAGCCAGGGATGCCGAACTCCTCGATGGTGCGTCGGTCCATCTGGCGCATCTCTTCCGCGGTCACCAGCACAGGCAACATCGGCTATCCCCCCTGACGTTGCGCGATGATGGTGCGCACCCTGTTCAGGTCTTCCTCGGTGTCGACGCCAATGGAGGTCTGCTCGACGCGCACCATGCGGATACGGTAGCCGTTTTCCAGCACGCGCAGCTGCTCCAGCATCTCCGTCTGCTCCAGCGGGGTCGGCTCCATCGCGGCGTACTGAAGCAGGAAATCACGTCGGTAAGCGTAGATGCCCAGATGCTTGTAGACGATAGCGGGGGCGGCAGGGTCGCGCGGATAGGGAATGCGTGAGCGCGAAAAGTACAGCGCGTTGCCCCTGCAGTCGACCACCACTTTCACCACCGTCGGTTTGTCCTTCTCTTCCTCGGTGGCGGGGCACATCAGACTGCTCATCGGCAGGGTAGGGTCTTCCACTAGAGGGCGCGCTACCGCGTCGATGTTCTCCGGCGGCATCAGCGGTTCGTCCCCTTGGATGTTAACGATGATATCTGCAGAGAGGTTTTGAGCCGCCTCCGCCAATCGCTCGGTACCGGAGCGATGTTTGGGCGAGGTCATTACCGCGATGCCGCCGAAGCCCCGCACGACCTCGGCGATTTGTTCATCAGGCGTGGCAACCATCACCTCACTCAGCGTTTTCGCCTGTTTGGCGTTGTGCCACACCCACCATATCATGGGCTTGCCCGCGATGTCCAGCAAGGGCTTGTTCGGCAGGCGCACCGCTGCCAGCCTCGCAGGAATGATGCCTACCACTTCCATCGTGTTTGTCTTCCTCCTCTCTCTTTACAATTTATCACCATTCGCCAGTCCCACAGGCGATTCCCCTGTGCGAATCCCCCGCCGAGTGCCAGCCCCGCCTCTCCTGAGGGTGTTCCACATTGGTGGTTGAATGGAGGATCACCTAATCCCCTTGCCCCCTTCCCTGCGAGGGAAGGGGGAACGCCCCTCTCCTCGTAGGAGAGGGGACGGGGTGAGGTAAGACAAGGGGTAGCAAGACCGCCTCTCTCCTTGCGCTACAACCAACTTCTCCACAATTCCCGAACACCCTCGCTTCTCCTTGACATTTTGGGGGAGGCTGGTTATACTCTATCTGGTGCTACACGCCGGAGTGGCGGAATGGTAGACGCGCCCGCCTCAAAAGCGGGTGCCGAACAGGCGTGGGGGTTCGAGTCCCCCCTCCGGCACCATAGGTTGACCGTCCGATTCCGGAATATTTTGGGATACTGAAGATGCCCCGCGCTAACGGGGCAATTTTCTTGAGGTGAAACCTTGATTGACGCCGCGCTGCTGTTTTTTATCAACGTGCTGTGGGCGGCGGCGTACCCGATGGCGAAGTTTGCTATCAGCGGAGGCGTTCCATCGGTGACCCTGGCATGGGCGCGGTGGGCTATCGCCATGTTGCTGTTGCCCCTGTTTGCTCGCGCTGTGCTGCGAGTATCACTGAGATTGCCTCGTTCCGACCTGTTTCGTGCGCTTGGGTTGGGCGCACTGGCTCTGGGGCTGGTGCATATTCTGGTATTCGTCGGGCTGAAGTATACCACCGCAGTGGACGCCACATTGCTGCTGGCTGCAGAACCGCTGGTGATGGCGGTGATGTCGGTGCTGTTGCTGCGCGAAGGCATGTCCAGGCGGGCGGTGTGGGGGATGGTGCTGGGCTTTGCGGGTGCCTATCTGCTTATCAATCGTGGGTTGATACCTCCCCTGAACGACAGAGGTACCCTGATAGGCAACTTGCTGGTGGCATTGTCGGTACTGGTGGAAGGCACGGGAACGGTGCTATCGCGAGGCTTAACGCGCCGGTACAGCGGTATCGTGGTGTTGTTCTGGGAAAGCGTGGGTGCAACGCTAGCTCTGGCGATACCGGCTTACCTGTTCTGGGCGGCTTCGCCTGCCGTTCCATCTTCTGCCGCGCTGGGAGCGGTGTTCTATCTGGGCATGGTGAACAGCGCGTTTTGCTATGCGGTGTGGTTTGTGCTGATGGAGCGCCATCATGTGGGCAATATGGGCGTGTTCATCTTCGTGCAACCGGTGTTTGGCGCGTTGATGGGTGTGTTGTGGCTGAAGGAGCCGTTCGGTGTGTATACCGCTATTGGCTCCGCGATGGTGCTGAGCGGGGTGTGGCTGACAACGCGCCCCACCGTGGAAGAAAGAGCGCAAAGATGCGCAACCGATACCCTTGCGCGTCGTTAAGTGCTCGGCGACCACAAACAAAACGAACGACTCAGAGCGTGCGGGGTGACGCGGGCTTGGAGTGCGGGGGTTTCCTCCACATCTCCAGCAGCCATTTGCATTCGTCGTCAAGCGGTGCTATACTGAGGCACATGGAACTTTTGGACTGCCTGTTGCGTCTGGATACTCAGAAGGATGGTGAGGAACGATGAATCGCAAGGCAGCTCTCATCGGTGCGGGAGTGCTGGTGATACTGGTCGTCGGTATCCTGCTGGGACGTCACCTTTTCCCGATTACCCACCGCCAGGCGAGTGCGCCGCCCGGTGGCAACGTGCTGTTGGCGCCCGCTCCCCAGCTGCCCGATACGAACCTGCTTCGGGCGGAAGGCGAGGCACAGCCGCCTCCGCAGGAACCCCAAAAGCGTCCACCGGATGATATTATCGACTACTTGAAACATTTGCAGAGGATAGAGGCGCAGCGTCAGGCGATGCAGCGTGACCTGACCCCGGCGTTCAACGCCTTCGTGAACGCGATGGCGATGCGGGCAACCATTGACGAGCAGGAAATGCAGCAACGCATGAGCGCGGTACAGCAGGCTCCTCAGGACTACTCGCAGAGGTGGGCGCAGCTCAGCCAGATGTTCGAGTCGAAACAGCCACCGCCCGCCTGTCAGCCCCTGCATGAGGCGTACCGGAAGATGCTGGCATCCACCGTCGCCTACATGACCAAAGTATATTTGGCTCTGCAACAGGCGCAGACCGACCCCAACGCCGCGCTGCAGGTGCTGTCGCAGATGCAGGGCACTGCTTCTACCGATGTGGACACCCAGATCCTGCAGGCGAACTATGAGCTTCAGCAGATTCTGGACAAATACGACCTGCGCCGCTACTTCCCCGGCTTCGTGATTAGCGGAGACGGCGGGCTGAATCTGCGCAGTATCTTTGGGGGATAGCCAGCCATTATGTGGACACCAGAGCAGCTTCGAGCCATCCCGCAGCTTCTGCTGGAATGGTATAAGGTGAACGCGCGCCCCATGCCCTGGCAGGAAAATCCCGAACCCTATCACCTGCTGGTAGCCGCCACCATGTTGCAGCAGACACAGGTAGAAACCGTCTTGCCGTATCTGGAAAGGTTCCTGCAGAGGTTTCCCACCGTTGCCGACCTGGCGCGAGCCGGTGAGGAAGAGGTGCTGCGCTACTGGTCGGGGCTGGGCTACTACAACCGCGCTCGCAGCCTGCGCCGTGCGGCACAACAGCTGTGCCGGCGGCATAACGGTACCGTTCCCTGTAGAGTGGATGCCCTGTTGCAGCTACCCGGCATCGGCGAGTACACCGCGGGAGCGGTGGTCAGCATCGCCTGCGGCAAACCGGAACCCGCGCTGGACGCCAACGGCTACCGTATCCTCGCCCGCCTGCTTGCTTTCGACCAGGACATCACGCGCATCCCCAGCCGCCGGCATCTGACAGAAGCCTGTCGGCAAATCCTTCCTGAGCACGCACCCGGCGAGTTCAATCAGGCTTTGATGGACCTGGGCGCGCTGGTATGTACCGCTCGTGAGCCGCGCTGTTTGATATGTCCACTCGCCGGGGTATGCCGCGCCTTTCAGGAAGGGCGTCAGGCAAGCATTCCGATAAAGCCGACCCGTCGCCATCCCGTCAAGGTGCAGGATGTGTGTGTGGTGATAGAGCAGGGCGTGCGATGGCTGATGGTCAAGCACACGGACGGGCGTTTATGGCATGGGCTGTGGGGATTTCCCAGAGTGCGTGTGCAGGACGGAGAAACTCTGGAGCAAGCCGCTCGGCGGGCGGCGGAAACCATCGGGTTGCAGTTGGGGCACTGCGAGCCTGTCCTGGTGATCCGGCATGGGGTGATGCATTACTCGGTCACTCTGCATGTGATGCGCTGTACTCTGCGTGAAGAAGCGGTGACAGATGATGAGGCGACACGCTGGGTTCTACCGAAGGAAGCGAGGCTTCTACCTGTTCCCTCGCCGGTGCGCCGTATCATAGAAAGGCTGTTGCGGGCGCAGAATGGATAACAGAAACCGCCGCGGGATGCTTCCCGCGGCGGTAGTGCGTCACTCCTCTTCGCGTGCGAGCAGGATGCTAACCTTCCTCTTCACGCGCTGTAGAGCGTTGTCGATGGATTTGGGGCGGCAGCCCAGCACCTTCGACATCTCGCGATAGGACATCCCCTCCAGATAGCATTCGAGCACCCGCGCTTCCAGGTTACTCAGGTGCCCATCCAGCATCTCCAGAAGGTTGCGAGGCTGGCGCTGGTCCACCACGACGGCAGCCGGGTCGGCCACACTCTCATCCGGAATGATTTCCAGCAGAGTGGAGTCGTTATCGTCATCGTTCAGGGGGCGGTTCAGGGAGATGTACGCATTAAGCGGGGCATGCTTCTGACGGGTCGCCATCTTGACGGCGGTGATAATCTGACGGGTGACGCACAGTTCAGCGAACGGTCGGAACTTGGTCAACTTATCCTCACGGAAGTCGCGGATGGCTTTGAACAGCCCAATCATGCCCTCCTGCACCACATCTTCGTGGTCGGCTCCCATGAGGAAATAGGAGCGTGCTTTGCTTTCCACCATACCGCGGTACTTCGCAAGCAGATGCTCTGTCGCTTGCTGGCTACCGCATTTCGCGTAGACGACGACCTCCTCGTCCTGCATGTTCTGGAAGCGCAGACTTCCGTCGTCATAGCGGGATGAAATCATCCTGCTTGCCTCCCGACAGTTCTGGTTTGCTTTGACCGATTTGTATCTGGTTCAAGGTGAAGGGCATCATCTGCAAGGTATTGTACTGTGCCACCTGCGATGCCCCCCGTAACCTTGCTTATATTCACTATAAACTAACTGTTCGCGCGTGTCAACAGGTTTTCGAACTTTTTTCGATTTTTTTCTCTCAGGATGAAGCGAATCGTTGCTTCGAACGCGATATTGTGCCCGAAAAAGGTGCATCTTCCCGGATTGAACCCGCAACCACTGCCGTGCGTCATGAAAGATGGTTGGCTTGCAGGCACGGGCTATCCCACAGCCTATTGTAGAGGAAAATAGTGGAGAGCGGGTTATGGCAGATTCGGGGGCACAGGGTATACAGGATTGCGTATCTACCGGCACCTCTTCCCAACGAGCGCCTTTCCAGTACGCGGACGGTGCAGAGGCGATTCTGTACGACATCTTCCAGCGTGAGCACTTCGACGAGCAACACGCCTGGGTGGAGTACAACTGGTGGCCGTTGTCTTATCATCTTTCTCCTGCCCGCGCCAACATTATCAACTGGCTACCGACGGTCAGGAGTGGGATAAACGTGCTGGAGGTGGGAGCTGGCTGTGGTGCTATCACCTCTTACCTCTGTCGTGTGCCAGCGGTGCGTCGCATTGTGGCGGTGGAGGGTGCGCCTCAACGCGCCGAGTTAATCCGCCTGCGGTGCCGACATGCTTCACACCTCGAGGTGGTCACTGCAAATATCGAGGACTATGAGCCTGCCGAGCCGTTCGACGTCATCCTGCTGATAGGCGTGCTGGAGTACGCGGGCAGGTATATCGCTCGCCCGGATGCGGCATCTCACCTGATCCGACTGCTGTGTCACTGGCTGAAGCCCGATGGCAGGCTGGTGATTGCCATCGAAAACCCCATCGGGCACAAGTATCTGGCGGGCTACCGCGAAGACCACTACGGCGTGCCTTACGAAAGCGTTTCGGGCTACCCGGATTACAACGGTATCCGCACCTTCGACAAAGGTTTGCTGCAGAGCAAGCTGCAGGATGCGGGCTTGCACTATCAGCTCTGGTTCTACCCCTTCCCGGATTACAAAATGCCTGAGGTGATTCTGTCCGAGAGAAGCTTCAGTGAACCCGGCTTCGACTGGCTGACGCTGCTGAATCTGCCCACCGTGGACTACTCTTTGCGCCAACGACCTCTATTCAACGAGCGCGAGTTCCTGCGTATGGTCGCCAGAAACGCTCCTCCATCCGCCTTCATGAACTCCTTTCTGGTGATTGCTTCGCGCCAGCCCATGCCCGACATATGGGAGTCCATCCTGGCGGTAAAAGTGCGCAGTCAGTGTGCGCCTTCCTTCCGCCAGACCAAGTTCTTCCTCAAGGAGAACGACGGTATCCATGTGGAGACAGTACGAGGCGACTGGTTAAACCGCCCTGCACCGGTGCATTCACACAGCGATACCAGCGAGCCATACTATCAGCGTCTGAAGAATATCGAGCATCTGTTTATCGACAGCCTGTGGCACAAACGCTATGCGGAGGCGGCTTCTGCCCTGCTGAGGTGGTACGCCACCCTTCTCTCGCATGTCGCATCGGAAGGTTACTACCACTACAGTGAACAGTTCACCGCTTTTTGCACGCGGAGGATGGGGCACGTGGTGTACACACCCGGCAACCAGTGGTTGCCTCCAGACAGTCTGGACCTCACCCCGCGAAACTGCTTGCTTAACGAAGCCACTGGTGAGGTGACGCTGATTGACCTCGAATGGAACATTGGCGTTCCCCTGCCGCTGGACATGGTGGTGGATCGGGGAATGCTGTACCTGATGCAAAAGGTAAGCGACTTTTTCGGTACCGACCTGCTCAACCGCCGGGGCGAGTGGAATTTGCCCCGTGTGCTTCTGAATCGCCTGCCCGCGCAGTTGCGGAAGGGTAAGGTCGCGGACATTCATCTTTTCGAGTACTGGTTCCAGCTGGCGATACTGCACGGTGACTTCGACTATTGCCTATCGGAACAGGACCGTCGTGCTGCTGCCATCAGCGCAGGCTTGAGCCGTCGCAGCTGGTTCGCCCGTTTACTGCGTCGCCTCGGAGATGCGTCACGT from Bacillota bacterium includes the following:
- a CDS encoding NAD(P)H-hydrate dehydratase, with protein sequence MLPVLVTAEEMRQMDRRTIEEFGIPGLLLMENAGLQVVTHTERRLGSWRGKRVLVLCGGGNNGGDGMVVARQVAQRGAEVQVVLVADPAKVTGDALTNLQIVQKLGLPLHVLRSVEHLHSIWANRWDIVVDALLGIGVTGEVRGLVGETIRFFGECSVPVVAVDVPSGIDADTGAVRGCAMRATLTVTFGAMKVGVAVYPGAEFAGEVVVADIGIPAAVVEQADITRRLITREQVHRWLPVRPADAHKGRFGHVLVVGGSVGLAGAPMMAAEAALRVGAGLCSVAVPQSMYAAAAGTLREAMVRPLPNAPEGCLSAESIDAISPLLERANVLAIGPGWGTYLPARQALRKLLSIAEAPCVIDADALNCIAQEPDILPESPPPLVFTPHPGEMARLMNTDTATVLANRLAIAQEAAHRFGAVVVLKGARTVIATPEGRIWVNPTGNAGMATGGSGDVLTGAIAGLLAQGLDAEHGATAGVYIHGLAGDLAAQKEGAAGLIAGDIIRCLPEAIMHIEQSGG
- the kdsB gene encoding 3-deoxy-manno-octulosonate cytidylyltransferase produces the protein MEVVGIIPARLAAVRLPNKPLLDIAGKPMIWWVWHNAKQAKTLSEVMVATPDEQIAEVVRGFGGIAVMTSPKHRSGTERLAEAAQNLSADIIVNIQGDEPLMPPENIDAVARPLVEDPTLPMSSLMCPATEEEKDKPTVVKVVVDCRGNALYFSRSRIPYPRDPAAPAIVYKHLGIYAYRRDFLLQYAAMEPTPLEQTEMLEQLRVLENGYRIRMVRVEQTSIGVDTEEDLNRVRTIIAQRQGG
- a CDS encoding DMT family transporter is translated as MIDAALLFFINVLWAAAYPMAKFAISGGVPSVTLAWARWAIAMLLLPLFARAVLRVSLRLPRSDLFRALGLGALALGLVHILVFVGLKYTTAVDATLLLAAEPLVMAVMSVLLLREGMSRRAVWGMVLGFAGAYLLINRGLIPPLNDRGTLIGNLLVALSVLVEGTGTVLSRGLTRRYSGIVVLFWESVGATLALAIPAYLFWAASPAVPSSAALGAVFYLGMVNSAFCYAVWFVLMERHHVGNMGVFIFVQPVFGALMGVLWLKEPFGVYTAIGSAMVLSGVWLTTRPTVEERAQRCATDTLARR
- a CDS encoding A/G-specific adenine glycosylase, whose protein sequence is MWTPEQLRAIPQLLLEWYKVNARPMPWQENPEPYHLLVAATMLQQTQVETVLPYLERFLQRFPTVADLARAGEEEVLRYWSGLGYYNRARSLRRAAQQLCRRHNGTVPCRVDALLQLPGIGEYTAGAVVSIACGKPEPALDANGYRILARLLAFDQDITRIPSRRHLTEACRQILPEHAPGEFNQALMDLGALVCTAREPRCLICPLAGVCRAFQEGRQASIPIKPTRRHPVKVQDVCVVIEQGVRWLMVKHTDGRLWHGLWGFPRVRVQDGETLEQAARRAAETIGLQLGHCEPVLVIRHGVMHYSVTLHVMRCTLREEAVTDDEATRWVLPKEARLLPVPSPVRRIIERLLRAQNG
- the sigH gene encoding RNA polymerase sporulation sigma factor SigH, with translation MISSRYDDGSLRFQNMQDEEVVVYAKCGSQQATEHLLAKYRGMVESKARSYFLMGADHEDVVQEGMIGLFKAIRDFREDKLTKFRPFAELCVTRQIITAVKMATRQKHAPLNAYISLNRPLNDDDNDSTLLEIIPDESVADPAAVVVDQRQPRNLLEMLDGHLSNLEARVLECYLEGMSYREMSKVLGCRPKSIDNALQRVKRKVSILLAREEE
- a CDS encoding class I SAM-dependent methyltransferase, producing the protein MADSGAQGIQDCVSTGTSSQRAPFQYADGAEAILYDIFQREHFDEQHAWVEYNWWPLSYHLSPARANIINWLPTVRSGINVLEVGAGCGAITSYLCRVPAVRRIVAVEGAPQRAELIRLRCRHASHLEVVTANIEDYEPAEPFDVILLIGVLEYAGRYIARPDAASHLIRLLCHWLKPDGRLVIAIENPIGHKYLAGYREDHYGVPYESVSGYPDYNGIRTFDKGLLQSKLQDAGLHYQLWFYPFPDYKMPEVILSERSFSEPGFDWLTLLNLPTVDYSLRQRPLFNEREFLRMVARNAPPSAFMNSFLVIASRQPMPDIWESILAVKVRSQCAPSFRQTKFFLKENDGIHVETVRGDWLNRPAPVHSHSDTSEPYYQRLKNIEHLFIDSLWHKRYAEAASALLRWYATLLSHVASEGYYHYSEQFTAFCTRRMGHVVYTPGNQWLPPDSLDLTPRNCLLNEATGEVTLIDLEWNIGVPLPLDMVVDRGMLYLMQKVSDFFGTDLLNRRGEWNLPRVLLNRLPAQLRKGKVADIHLFEYWFQLAILHGDFDYCLSEQDRRAAAISAGLSRRSWFARLLRRLGDASRSPGLFGATLRRLRRITGV